The following proteins are co-located in the Echinicola sp. 20G genome:
- a CDS encoding DUF2480 family protein encodes MSEIINRVANSALVTIDLEEYYSTSERVVFDIKDYLYQELVLREADFRKSLKELDWEEYKGKSVAVDCTADAIVPTWAFMLVVTYLEGVAKEVVVGGLDSLEQALFQKALASIPVENCVGSPVVIKGCSKFPVPLFAYGEIVKLLKGKAKSIMYGEPCSTVPIYKQPRVK; translated from the coding sequence ATGAGCGAAATAATTAATCGAGTTGCCAATAGCGCATTGGTTACTATAGATTTGGAGGAATACTATTCTACAAGTGAGAGAGTGGTGTTTGATATAAAAGATTATCTCTACCAAGAACTTGTATTGCGTGAGGCTGATTTTAGAAAATCTCTTAAGGAATTGGATTGGGAAGAATACAAAGGCAAAAGTGTTGCGGTAGACTGCACGGCTGATGCTATAGTCCCTACATGGGCTTTTATGTTAGTGGTTACCTATTTGGAGGGCGTTGCGAAGGAGGTTGTTGTAGGTGGTCTGGATAGTCTTGAACAAGCGCTCTTCCAAAAAGCGCTAGCGTCTATTCCAGTGGAGAATTGTGTTGGGAGTCCTGTTGTTATAAAGGGCTGTAGTAAATTTCCTGTGCCATTATTTGCTTATGGGGAAATAGTGAAGTTATTGAAGGGAAAGGCCAAGTCTATTATGTACGGAGAGCCATGTAGCACTGTTCCGATTTACAAACAACCGAGAGTGAAGTAA
- a CDS encoding SDR family NAD(P)-dependent oxidoreductase, producing MNRKIAFITGATSGIGKACALSLAKSGFDIIATGRREERLIQLKQEIDPSARYTYLVFDVRNKNDVDTAIDKLSSDWNEIDVLVNNAGNAHGLDPIQSGNTDDWDAMMDINVKGLLYVSKKIMPIMIERKKGHIVNIGSIAAKEVYPNGNVYCASKHAVDALTKGMRLDLTKYGIKVTGIHPGLVETEFSLVRFKGDEDKAKSVYEGFEPLKPEDIADIVNFSITRPSHVAMTDITVLAGSQANSNTVYKNIE from the coding sequence ATGAATCGAAAAATCGCATTTATAACTGGTGCTACCTCAGGGATTGGAAAAGCCTGTGCCTTATCATTAGCCAAATCTGGTTTTGATATCATTGCTACAGGTAGAAGAGAGGAGAGGTTGATACAATTGAAACAGGAGATTGATCCTTCAGCGAGATATACTTATTTGGTTTTTGACGTCAGAAATAAAAATGATGTAGATACTGCTATTGATAAGTTATCATCTGACTGGAATGAAATAGATGTTTTAGTCAATAATGCAGGCAACGCCCACGGCTTAGATCCTATTCAGTCAGGAAATACCGATGATTGGGATGCCATGATGGACATAAATGTGAAGGGCCTACTCTATGTATCCAAAAAGATCATGCCGATCATGATCGAGCGAAAGAAGGGACATATTGTAAATATAGGCTCTATTGCAGCCAAGGAGGTGTACCCAAATGGGAACGTTTATTGTGCCTCCAAGCACGCTGTAGATGCGCTAACGAAAGGTATGAGGTTGGATTTAACTAAGTACGGTATTAAAGTAACAGGCATACATCCTGGTTTAGTTGAAACGGAGTTTTCTCTTGTTCGTTTTAAAGGGGATGAAGATAAGGCTAAGTCCGTTTATGAGGGATTTGAACCCTTAAAACCGGAGGATATTGCTGATATTGTTAATTTTTCAATTACTAGGCCTTCTCATGTAGCCATGACTGACATTACGGTTTTAGCAGGCTCGCAAGCCAACAGTAATACCGTTTATAAAAACATAGAGTAA
- a CDS encoding M15 family metallopeptidase, translating to MRFFYWFIVGLACFGCNQNRSKECIISSKADLEVNNDVSLMEESVDNLETDTISELEKGLIQAGLTNVKVAMPEVFIELKYSTNDNFFGKDVYGDLMNCYLQPEVVVKLKEALKKLNEQHPELTFLIYDGVRPNSVQQILWDSLDKPDSIKPLYVADPKKGSLHNYGVAVDLTLAERNTGIPLDLGTHYDYFGYPAYPDREKQMLKEGKITREHVANREILRKAMTSAGFTGIGSEWWHFNAFSLQKAKERYEIVK from the coding sequence ATGAGATTTTTTTATTGGTTCATTGTTGGCCTTGCATGTTTTGGATGCAATCAAAATCGTTCAAAGGAATGTATTATAAGTTCAAAGGCAGATTTGGAGGTTAACAATGATGTTTCCTTAATGGAAGAGTCGGTAGATAATCTTGAAACAGACACCATAAGCGAATTGGAAAAAGGACTTATCCAAGCAGGACTCACCAATGTAAAGGTTGCCATGCCTGAGGTTTTCATTGAGTTAAAGTACAGTACTAACGATAATTTTTTTGGAAAAGATGTTTATGGTGATTTAATGAATTGCTATTTGCAACCTGAAGTAGTTGTGAAACTTAAAGAGGCTTTAAAGAAGCTCAATGAACAGCATCCTGAGCTTACTTTTTTAATTTATGATGGAGTACGTCCCAATTCCGTGCAGCAAATTCTTTGGGACAGTCTCGATAAACCTGATAGTATAAAGCCGCTGTATGTTGCTGATCCTAAAAAGGGAAGTTTGCACAATTATGGAGTGGCTGTAGATCTAACATTGGCAGAAAGAAATACAGGAATACCATTAGACTTGGGTACTCATTACGATTATTTTGGATATCCAGCATATCCTGACAGGGAAAAGCAAATGCTCAAAGAGGGAAAAATAACCAGAGAACATGTCGCCAACAGAGAAATTTTAAGGAAAGCTATGACTTCCGCAGGCTTTACTGGGATAGGTTCTGAATGGTGGCATTTTAATGCTTTTAGCCTACAAAAGGCAAAAGAACGCTATGAAATAGTAAAGTAA
- a CDS encoding ThuA domain-containing protein: MTASFGLHAQGQFRALVFSKTQGFRHQSIPNAVKAIKDLASDRVFSVYTTEDAAVFTDESLKKYDLIILASTTGNILNDEQKEAFKKFVQSGKGVVGIHSATDTEYEWEWYTKMIGGQFKHHPAQQTVKIDVVDQDHPSTYHLANKWLWTDELYEYQNFNEDVHILLQLDESTYDVGSRNGQKMGMGTVHPIAWYHEYDGGRVFYTGLGHVDSAYEDPDFLNHLYGGIWWAAKGYPLE; this comes from the coding sequence ATGACTGCTTCTTTTGGCCTTCATGCTCAAGGTCAGTTTCGAGCACTAGTTTTTAGTAAAACCCAAGGATTTAGACATCAGTCCATTCCAAATGCAGTTAAAGCGATCAAAGACCTGGCAAGTGACCGGGTTTTTAGTGTTTATACAACAGAAGATGCTGCAGTTTTCACAGATGAAAGCCTCAAAAAGTATGACCTAATTATACTGGCCAGTACAACCGGGAATATTCTCAATGATGAACAAAAAGAAGCTTTTAAGAAGTTTGTACAGAGTGGAAAAGGTGTTGTGGGCATTCACAGTGCCACGGATACAGAGTATGAATGGGAATGGTATACAAAAATGATAGGGGGACAATTTAAACACCATCCTGCTCAACAAACCGTGAAAATAGATGTGGTAGATCAAGACCATCCTTCTACTTATCATTTAGCCAATAAGTGGCTTTGGACTGATGAATTGTATGAGTACCAAAACTTTAATGAGGATGTCCATATCCTATTGCAATTAGATGAAAGTACTTATGATGTGGGTTCAAGAAATGGCCAAAAAATGGGCATGGGAACTGTACACCCGATTGCATGGTATCATGAATATGATGGAGGAAGGGTTTTCTATACAGGCTTAGGTCATGTGGATTCAGCTTATGAAGATCCTGATTTTTTGAATCACCTCTATGGAGGAATTTGGTGGGCAGCCAAAGGCTACCCATTGGAATAG
- a CDS encoding alpha/beta hydrolase, protein MYHQVKYQTTGSYVTSQPITGLEKELWIVLHGYGQLANFFLNKFSSHFNSDRLFIAPEATNYSYLKKFSGRVGANWMTKHQRELAIANNHHFLNAILNQSLSYFSTLPSINILGFSQGSATATRWAAQLEVQVNTLVLWGGGFAHDIDLNHLDQSLKNTRTFMVLGDQDPFLTEEKMKEQEEILQKIPIQKEKISYQGGHDIYPETLKEIFEKVNESYSNG, encoded by the coding sequence ATGTACCATCAAGTCAAGTATCAAACGACTGGTTCCTACGTAACTTCTCAGCCGATAACAGGTTTAGAAAAAGAACTATGGATTGTGCTTCATGGCTATGGTCAATTAGCCAATTTTTTCCTTAATAAGTTTTCGTCCCATTTTAATTCGGATAGATTGTTTATTGCTCCTGAAGCTACAAACTATTCCTATTTAAAAAAATTTTCCGGAAGGGTAGGTGCAAACTGGATGACTAAACACCAGCGAGAGCTAGCAATAGCTAACAACCATCATTTCCTCAATGCAATACTAAACCAGTCCCTAAGCTACTTTTCTACACTGCCTTCTATTAACATATTAGGCTTCTCTCAAGGCAGCGCAACAGCCACTAGATGGGCTGCCCAATTGGAAGTTCAAGTTAATACACTTGTGCTATGGGGAGGAGGTTTTGCGCATGATATCGATCTAAACCATCTTGATCAAAGCCTTAAAAACACCAGAACTTTTATGGTTTTGGGAGATCAAGATCCATTTCTCACAGAGGAGAAAATGAAAGAACAAGAGGAAATCCTACAGAAAATTCCAATTCAAAAAGAAAAAATCTCCTATCAGGGAGGGCATGATATTTACCCTGAAACCTTGAAGGAGATCTTTGAAAAGGTCAATGAGAGCTATTCCAATGGGTAG
- a CDS encoding cytidine deaminase has protein sequence MGKKITQHISLTLLDIHELDEKEIELVNKAKNAMNSAYAPYSNFKVGAAILLENEEILTANNQENASFPVGICAERLLLGYAHANFPKLKPLKIAIIAQKKGSDKFATVSPCGLCRQTINEYELKFKTDIQILMYTPNDQILKADNISQLLPFKFNDLNS, from the coding sequence ATGGGTAAAAAAATCACTCAACATATAAGCTTAACCCTTCTAGACATTCATGAACTTGATGAAAAGGAAATTGAGCTGGTCAATAAGGCAAAAAATGCCATGAATAGTGCTTATGCCCCCTACTCTAATTTCAAAGTCGGTGCCGCTATCCTTCTCGAGAATGAGGAGATCCTTACGGCCAATAACCAAGAGAATGCTTCCTTCCCGGTCGGAATATGTGCAGAACGGCTATTGCTAGGTTATGCCCATGCAAACTTCCCTAAGCTAAAACCATTAAAGATTGCCATCATTGCCCAAAAAAAGGGAAGTGACAAATTTGCTACCGTTTCCCCGTGCGGCCTTTGCAGACAAACTATCAATGAGTATGAGCTAAAGTTTAAGACAGATATTCAAATATTAATGTACACGCCCAATGATCAAATATTAAAAGCGGATAACATTAGCCAGCTACTTCCTTTTAAGTTTAATGATCTAAATAGCTAA
- a CDS encoding saccharopine dehydrogenase family protein, protein MKTILIIGAGKSSKVLLDYLLEEAYSKGRFIILADNDLAEAFNKLEGHPYGEAVRLDVQDVAFRRTLISKSDVVISMLPAFLHPLVAKDCLDLGKHFFSASYESSQMKEMSSAIKEKGLLFLNECGLDPGIDHMSAMQIIDREKEAGGKIELFKSYCGGLLSPESERDNPWRYKFTWNPRNVVLAGQGVSGFIRNGRYKFIPYHMLFRRTDLIQFDDVGDFDGYANRDSLSYRAVYGLEDIPTIIRGTLRRAGFCKSWDVLVQLGLTDDSFSMNLPRDFTKRMFVNAFLPYDMMFGVEEKLKRILPWVDDEIMGKLEWLGLFDEEPLPLFEGSPATILQQILEDKWRMQKDDKDMVVMQHQFLVKDYLGNEKSIHSSLVVKGKNNVYTAMAKTVGLPLAAAVDLFLDGKINVRGLCLPTLKEIYLPVLDVLESKGICFVEKEKLL, encoded by the coding sequence ATGAAGACCATTTTAATAATAGGGGCGGGCAAATCCTCAAAAGTGTTGTTGGATTACTTGCTGGAAGAAGCCTATTCAAAAGGACGTTTTATAATTTTAGCAGACAATGACCTGGCAGAAGCATTCAATAAATTGGAGGGACACCCATACGGAGAGGCCGTGAGACTTGATGTCCAGGATGTCGCATTCAGAAGAACCTTGATTTCAAAGTCTGATGTAGTTATTTCCATGCTCCCGGCTTTTTTACATCCTTTAGTTGCAAAGGACTGTTTGGATTTAGGAAAGCACTTTTTTTCTGCTTCCTATGAGTCTTCTCAGATGAAAGAAATGAGTTCAGCCATAAAAGAGAAAGGTTTGTTATTTCTTAATGAATGTGGATTAGATCCCGGGATTGATCATATGTCAGCCATGCAGATAATTGATCGAGAAAAAGAGGCTGGGGGGAAGATTGAATTGTTTAAATCATACTGTGGTGGGCTACTGTCACCAGAGAGTGAAAGAGATAACCCTTGGCGTTATAAGTTTACTTGGAACCCTAGGAATGTGGTTTTGGCAGGACAGGGAGTTTCCGGGTTTATTCGAAATGGACGCTATAAGTTTATTCCTTACCATATGCTTTTCAGAAGAACAGACTTGATCCAGTTTGATGATGTGGGAGATTTTGATGGCTATGCCAATCGTGATTCCTTAAGTTATCGGGCTGTATATGGGCTTGAAGATATTCCAACTATTATTCGCGGAACATTAAGAAGGGCAGGTTTTTGCAAGAGCTGGGATGTGCTGGTTCAGCTAGGTTTAACGGATGATTCTTTCTCTATGAATTTGCCAAGAGATTTTACCAAGAGGATGTTTGTAAATGCTTTTTTACCTTATGATATGATGTTTGGTGTGGAAGAAAAATTGAAGCGGATTTTACCATGGGTCGATGATGAAATCATGGGTAAGCTGGAATGGTTGGGGCTTTTTGATGAAGAACCTTTGCCCCTTTTTGAAGGTAGTCCAGCGACCATTCTTCAACAGATTCTAGAGGATAAATGGCGTATGCAAAAAGATGATAAGGATATGGTGGTGATGCAACACCAATTTCTGGTTAAAGACTACCTTGGTAATGAGAAAAGTATCCATTCTAGCTTAGTAGTAAAGGGGAAAAATAATGTTTACACTGCAATGGCAAAAACGGTGGGACTTCCTTTGGCTGCTGCTGTGGATTTGTTTTTGGATGGAAAAATCAACGTTAGAGGACTTTGCTTACCTACTTTGAAAGAAATTTATTTACCCGTTCTTGATGTGTTGGAAAGTAAAGGGATTTGTTTTGTGGAGAAAGAAAAACTACTCTAA
- a CDS encoding tRNA1(Val) (adenine(37)-N6)-methyltransferase: MPNSYFQFKQFTVHQENCAMKVSTDAVILGALVNEAFPTRILDIGTGTGVISLMLAQRFQEAKILGLEIDQPAFEQANENKNNSPFKDQIEIHHLSFQEFSKKHTESFPLIVSNPPYFPHHNKSKNVQRNKALHNDELSFGDLIKGVVKLLDKNSGAFWVILPPRQMDDLEKIAAFFGLHPKDFFELRDRPSTKVLRHIKSFTFTESLKPTPSLITIKNDDSSYSKVYQELLKDFLLIF, translated from the coding sequence ATGCCCAATTCCTACTTTCAATTCAAACAATTCACAGTGCATCAGGAAAACTGTGCCATGAAAGTCAGCACAGATGCTGTAATATTGGGAGCTTTAGTAAATGAAGCATTTCCTACCCGAATACTTGACATAGGCACTGGAACCGGGGTCATTTCCCTGATGCTTGCCCAAAGGTTTCAAGAAGCAAAAATATTAGGGTTAGAGATTGATCAACCCGCTTTTGAGCAGGCTAATGAGAATAAAAACAACAGCCCCTTCAAAGATCAAATTGAAATTCATCACCTTTCCTTTCAAGAATTCTCAAAAAAACACACAGAAAGTTTCCCCCTCATTGTCAGCAACCCTCCTTATTTCCCCCATCATAATAAATCCAAAAATGTTCAACGGAACAAAGCCTTGCACAATGATGAATTATCATTTGGAGACTTGATTAAAGGTGTTGTGAAATTACTCGATAAAAATTCGGGAGCCTTCTGGGTAATTTTACCACCAAGACAAATGGATGATTTAGAAAAGATAGCTGCTTTCTTCGGATTGCACCCCAAAGACTTTTTTGAATTAAGGGACAGGCCTTCTACAAAAGTCTTGAGGCATATAAAATCCTTTACCTTTACTGAAAGTCTCAAACCTACACCTTCTCTGATCACTATTAAAAACGATGATTCTTCATACAGCAAGGTGTATCAAGAACTTCTAAAAGATTTCCTTTTGATCTTCTAG
- the rnhA gene encoding ribonuclease HI, which translates to MILIYTDGAAKGNPGNGGYGTILKYKQHEKELSEGFRLTTNNRMELLAVIKGLEAIKVDGIPVKIYSDSKYVVDAVTKGWIWSWQKKAFKDKKNVDLWKRYIPLHNKYKPQFQWVKGHAGHPENERCDQLAVEAAESGKLLVDEIYEKGLA; encoded by the coding sequence ATGATTTTGATTTATACAGATGGCGCGGCCAAAGGTAACCCTGGCAACGGAGGTTATGGAACTATCCTGAAATACAAGCAACACGAAAAAGAACTGTCTGAAGGATTTAGACTTACCACCAATAACCGCATGGAGCTATTGGCTGTCATCAAAGGCCTTGAAGCCATCAAAGTAGACGGTATTCCTGTAAAAATATATTCGGACAGTAAATATGTAGTGGATGCCGTCACGAAAGGATGGATTTGGAGCTGGCAGAAAAAAGCATTTAAGGACAAAAAGAACGTGGACCTATGGAAACGTTACATTCCGCTGCATAACAAATACAAACCACAGTTCCAGTGGGTAAAGGGACATGCAGGGCATCCCGAGAATGAACGCTGCGATCAATTAGCTGTCGAAGCTGCTGAATCAGGGAAATTATTGGTAGATGAAATCTATGAAAAAGGATTAGCTTAA
- a CDS encoding MarC family protein, with translation MFDFKEILSVTLILFSVIDILGSIPIIINLRRKAGHIQSEKATIVAGILMVLFLLLGKNILNLFGIGVDDFAIAGALIIFALGAEMILGIEIFKPDPEADASSTSIVPIAFPLIAGAGTMTTILTLKAEFSQANIAVGILINLAVVYIVLKSTTWLEKKLGKTGLDVLRRIFGIILLSIAIKIFKTNLFDVL, from the coding sequence ATGTTTGACTTCAAAGAAATCTTATCAGTTACATTGATCCTATTTTCGGTAATAGATATCTTGGGATCAATCCCTATAATCATCAACTTACGACGAAAAGCAGGGCATATTCAGTCTGAGAAAGCGACCATAGTGGCTGGAATCCTAATGGTTTTGTTTCTCCTTTTGGGAAAAAACATCCTCAACCTTTTTGGGATAGGAGTGGATGATTTCGCCATTGCTGGTGCGCTGATCATTTTTGCCCTAGGTGCTGAAATGATCTTGGGTATTGAAATATTCAAGCCTGACCCTGAAGCTGATGCTTCCAGCACATCCATCGTTCCCATTGCCTTCCCTTTGATTGCCGGAGCTGGGACGATGACTACCATTTTAACCCTAAAAGCAGAATTCTCCCAAGCCAATATTGCGGTGGGGATTCTGATCAACCTGGCAGTGGTTTATATCGTTTTGAAAAGCACCACATGGTTGGAGAAAAAATTAGGAAAAACTGGCCTTGATGTTTTGAGAAGAATATTTGGCATCATCTTGCTTTCCATAGCCATCAAAATATTTAAAACCAATTTGTTTGATGTGCTCTGA
- a CDS encoding aminotransferase class V-fold PLP-dependent enzyme yields MITFAPGPSKVYDQLSTYLQDAFEQGILSANHRSAVFMNLYQETETLIKEKLHVPEDYKLLFTSSATENWEIIAQSIVENASFHIYSGSFGKKWLNFAQHLNPETASLKLDTETEVDVASLEIDEKFDLIAITQNETSNATEVRNELIREIGEKYPNKMVAVDTTSSMAGIELDFTAADIWYASVQKCFGLPAGLGILIVSPKAIEKCHSKGESGKYNSLSFIIENAANYQTHYTPNVLGIYLLNRSLKDRPEIQETDGIIRERMKVLENTIAQSEKLTMLVQNPNTRSKTVMGIAGKEDFISAVKKAAEKEGMQMGSGYGPLKPTSFRIANFPAITNDEFEKLIKFLKEY; encoded by the coding sequence ATGATAACATTTGCACCAGGACCATCCAAGGTCTATGATCAATTATCTACCTATCTTCAAGATGCATTTGAGCAAGGCATTTTAAGTGCCAATCATAGAAGTGCTGTTTTTATGAACTTATACCAGGAAACAGAGACTTTGATCAAAGAGAAACTTCATGTCCCTGAGGATTATAAATTATTGTTCACCTCAAGTGCTACTGAAAACTGGGAAATCATTGCCCAATCAATTGTTGAAAATGCCAGTTTTCATATTTATTCAGGTTCCTTCGGCAAAAAATGGTTAAACTTTGCCCAACATTTAAATCCTGAGACAGCCTCGCTCAAACTGGATACTGAAACTGAAGTAGATGTCGCTTCTTTAGAAATAGATGAAAAATTTGATCTTATAGCCATCACCCAAAACGAAACTTCAAATGCGACAGAGGTACGCAATGAGCTGATAAGGGAAATAGGTGAAAAATATCCAAATAAAATGGTTGCAGTCGATACTACCTCCTCAATGGCTGGTATCGAGTTGGATTTTACAGCTGCTGACATTTGGTATGCTTCAGTCCAAAAATGCTTCGGCTTGCCCGCAGGTTTGGGCATCTTGATTGTATCTCCAAAGGCCATAGAAAAATGCCATAGCAAAGGTGAATCCGGAAAGTACAATAGTTTAAGTTTTATCATTGAAAATGCCGCCAATTACCAAACGCATTATACACCAAACGTGTTGGGAATTTACCTGCTCAACAGGAGCTTGAAAGACAGACCTGAAATTCAGGAAACAGATGGCATAATCAGGGAAAGGATGAAGGTACTGGAAAACACTATTGCCCAATCAGAAAAACTAACGATGTTAGTACAAAACCCAAATACAAGAAGTAAAACGGTAATGGGCATTGCTGGCAAAGAAGACTTTATCAGTGCCGTTAAAAAGGCGGCAGAAAAAGAAGGCATGCAAATGGGCAGTGGATATGGTCCTTTAAAGCCCACCAGCTTTAGAATTGCCAATTTCCCGGCCATCACTAATGATGAATTTGAAAAGCTTATAAAATTCTTAAAAGAATATTAA
- the aroQ gene encoding type II 3-dehydroquinate dehydratase, which yields MKILIINGPNLNLLGKREPEIYGSDTFEDYFETLKKTFSSIDLSYYQSNIEGELVDKIHEVGFSYDAILMNAGAYTHTSIALSDAIAGVTTPVMEIHISNIYKREEFRHKSIISKECIGMISGLGLKGYELGLRYFL from the coding sequence TTGAAAATACTTATCATTAACGGCCCTAACCTAAACCTTTTGGGGAAAAGAGAGCCTGAAATTTATGGCAGTGACACCTTTGAGGATTACTTTGAAACGCTAAAAAAAACATTTTCTTCAATAGATTTATCCTACTATCAAAGCAATATTGAAGGAGAATTGGTAGATAAAATCCATGAAGTCGGTTTTAGCTATGATGCTATCCTGATGAATGCTGGCGCATATACTCATACTTCGATTGCCCTTTCTGATGCCATTGCCGGCGTCACCACACCCGTTATGGAAATCCATATTTCCAACATTTATAAAAGGGAAGAGTTCAGGCACAAAAGTATCATTTCCAAAGAATGCATTGGCATGATCTCTGGACTAGGGCTTAAAGGGTATGAACTAGGCCTTCGGTATTTTCTCTAA
- the xerD gene encoding site-specific tyrosine recombinase XerD encodes MRDIWEIYIKQFEHYLKIERSLSKNSILAYRQDMDKLSAFLRDHFPELSPLQVELAHLRSFVDELASLGVSEYTQARVISGIKAFFKFLTYEDKIEEDPAILLEAPKLGRKLPDTLSYPEIVRLLEGIKLGDNEGHRNRAMLEILYSSGLRVSELVDLKLGQVYADIGFLRVVGKGNKERLVPIGKDALKYLKIYLEEKRRHQKIESGHEEFVFLNRRGKKLTRVMVFLFIKKLVEEVGIKKKVSPHTFRHSFATHLIEGGADLRAVQEMLGHESITTTEIYTHLDREYLRQVLTEFHPRK; translated from the coding sequence ATGCGGGACATTTGGGAAATCTATATCAAGCAATTTGAACATTATTTGAAAATAGAACGCTCTTTAAGCAAAAATTCTATTTTGGCTTATCGGCAAGATATGGATAAGCTTTCTGCTTTTCTTAGAGACCACTTTCCAGAACTTAGCCCTCTTCAGGTGGAGTTAGCACATTTGAGGTCTTTTGTGGATGAATTGGCCTCTTTGGGCGTGTCCGAATATACCCAAGCCAGGGTGATTTCAGGAATAAAGGCTTTCTTTAAGTTTTTGACCTATGAAGATAAGATAGAAGAAGATCCTGCCATTTTGTTAGAAGCTCCAAAGTTGGGAAGAAAACTTCCGGATACCTTAAGTTATCCTGAGATAGTACGGTTACTTGAAGGGATAAAATTAGGAGACAATGAAGGGCATAGGAACCGGGCGATGCTGGAGATTTTGTATAGCAGTGGATTGAGGGTTTCTGAATTGGTAGACCTGAAACTTGGGCAGGTTTATGCAGATATAGGCTTTCTTCGCGTGGTTGGTAAGGGGAATAAAGAGCGACTGGTCCCTATTGGAAAGGATGCTTTGAAGTACTTAAAGATTTATCTGGAAGAAAAGAGGCGCCACCAGAAAATAGAATCTGGCCATGAGGAATTTGTTTTTTTGAACAGAAGAGGGAAAAAGCTTACCCGGGTAATGGTCTTTTTGTTTATAAAAAAACTTGTAGAAGAAGTGGGGATTAAAAAGAAGGTTAGCCCGCATACATTTCGACATAGTTTTGCTACCCACCTAATCGAGGGAGGGGCAGATTTAAGAGCCGTCCAAGAGATGTTGGGCCATGAGAGTATTACCACTACTGAAATCTATACTCACCTGGATCGGGAGTACTTGAGGCAGGTTTTGACAGAATTTCACCCTAGAAAGTAG
- a CDS encoding DUF5007 domain-containing protein: MKKSIYQLLIVSFLGVISCTPPEIGYLSENVHSTQDTISVPRGTFTVSARPAIENSTAPLNWEIIGFTDMDGNPNNELLETHEIRIWKEAFNGDTDTTMALAEAKLELSEEPSIMMNEISGEFAFTQATKFVQNSLFKADVQVSNIKGEKLLQDFTVIKLEPFNAVEFPTEMRSRLLLDKDNGNTIAHTGVITGPDDENIPSVLDGTNPYFSIQKISNEPANSVQVDMIIQDSYGNTVDTDEITFYPSGSSYLQNYHDNSVETIEGEKSTSFFLPAPPFPQYARNYSGNSSYLMYYLSKGSAFVVDKEAYEADKGPKTDAEWEEFWAPFRDPETGKIRNHAYIRWGIKINDSGTWELKMKIPYTKLDE, translated from the coding sequence ATGAAAAAATCCATATATCAATTATTAATAGTATCATTTTTGGGTGTAATATCTTGTACTCCACCTGAAATAGGCTACTTAAGTGAAAATGTTCACTCAACCCAAGACACTATATCCGTACCAAGGGGCACCTTTACAGTTTCGGCACGTCCAGCTATCGAAAATTCAACCGCTCCTTTGAACTGGGAAATTATTGGGTTTACGGACATGGACGGCAACCCGAACAATGAGCTTCTTGAGACACATGAAATCAGGATTTGGAAAGAAGCTTTTAATGGTGACACAGACACTACTATGGCCTTAGCAGAAGCCAAACTGGAATTGTCTGAAGAACCATCCATTATGATGAATGAAATCAGTGGGGAATTTGCTTTCACTCAAGCTACAAAATTTGTACAAAATAGTCTGTTCAAAGCTGATGTTCAAGTCTCCAATATCAAAGGAGAAAAACTTCTTCAGGATTTTACAGTTATAAAGCTAGAGCCTTTCAATGCAGTTGAGTTTCCTACTGAGATGAGGTCAAGATTACTTTTGGATAAGGACAATGGAAATACCATAGCCCACACTGGAGTGATCACTGGCCCGGATGATGAAAATATCCCAAGTGTTTTAGATGGAACTAATCCCTACTTCTCCATTCAAAAAATCAGCAATGAGCCAGCCAATTCTGTTCAAGTGGATATGATCATTCAAGATAGCTATGGGAATACAGTAGATACAGATGAGATCACATTTTACCCAAGCGGCTCATCTTATCTACAAAACTACCATGACAACTCTGTAGAGACCATTGAAGGTGAAAAATCAACTTCTTTCTTCTTGCCGGCTCCTCCATTTCCTCAATATGCGAGAAACTATAGTGGAAACAGCTCTTATTTAATGTATTATTTATCTAAGGGAAGTGCCTTTGTAGTGGACAAAGAAGCCTATGAAGCAGATAAAGGTCCCAAAACAGATGCAGAATGGGAAGAGTTTTGGGCTCCCTTTAGAGACCCTGAAACAGGCAAAATCAGGAACCATGCCTATATCAGATGGGGAATTAAGATCAATGATAGTGGAACTTGGGAGTTAAAAATGAAAATCCCTTACACAAAACTAGATGAGTAA